A section of the Primulina eburnea isolate SZY01 chromosome 1, ASM2296580v1, whole genome shotgun sequence genome encodes:
- the LOC140842871 gene encoding ubiquinone biosynthesis protein COQ4 homolog, mitochondrial, giving the protein MIGGALVRLKGWQQTAVAVGSAVGALLDPRRADLIAALGETTGKHAFERVLERMKRSPEGRAMLLERPRVISASVGHAWDLPSNTFGAAYANFMGSRSFSPDDRPPVRFMETEELAYVATRAREVHDFWHTLFDLPTNLIGESALKVIEFEQMLLPMCALSVIGGTARFSEGQRKLFYRHYFPWAIRAGMRSTDLMCVYYERHFEDDLEDVRRRWGISPAPRPSTQPKAI; this is encoded by the exons ATGATTGGAGGTGCACTCGTAAGACTGAAGGGCTGGCAACAGACTGCTGTTGCAGTTGGATCAGCTGTAGGAGCATTGCTGGATCCTCGAAGGGCGGATTTGATTGCTGCATTAGGAGAGACCACTGGAAAGCATGCATTTGAGCGGGTCCTAGAGAGGATGAAGAGAAGCCCTGAAGGCAGG GCTATGCTATTGGAGCGCCCTCGTGTCATCTCTGCTAGTGTAGGACATGCATGGGACCTTCCATCTAACACATTTGGTGCTGCATATGCAAACTTTATGGGATCTCGGAGTTTCTCCCCAGATGATCGACCACCAGTCCGGTTCATGGAAACTGAAGAGCTAGCATACGTTGCAACACGTGCTCGTGAGGTACACGATTTCTGGCACACCCTCTTTGACCTTCCTACCAATTTAATTGGCGAATCAGCACTGAAGGTTATTGAGTTCGAGCAAATGCTACTTCCAATGTGTGCTCTATCTGTCATTGGAGGCACAGCTAGATTCAGTGAGGGGCAGAGGAAATTGTTTTATCGGCATTACTTCCCTTGGGCTATTAGAGCCGGCATGAGATCCACAGACTTGATGTGTGTATACTATGAGCGTCATTTTGAAGACGACTTGGAAGACGTTCGTAGGAGATGGGGAATCAGTCCTGCTCCACGACCTTCCACTCAACCGAAGGCTATCTGA